In one Aphelocoma coerulescens isolate FSJ_1873_10779 chromosome 20, UR_Acoe_1.0, whole genome shotgun sequence genomic region, the following are encoded:
- the CCN5 gene encoding CCN family member 5, whose product MRLQLEKQLLFLSLLCVLSKVCAQLCRRPCYCPWVPPRCPRGSPLVLDGCGCCKICARRLGEPCDFLHVCDQSQGLVCDYSSASAGTGATCNFEDDEEGCEVNGRVYREGEVFQPSCKIQCQCLDGGFNCIPLCQEDVRLPTPDCPYPRRVEIPGKCCPDWICEAQDQHLLRDARAAPGAVSPLLRFPCQEWGTEWSACSATCGVGLATRVSNQNRYCRLETQRRLCMVRPCPALPAAFPARGRGGRL is encoded by the exons ATGAGGCTCCAGCTGGAGAAgcagctcctcttcctctctctcctctgcgTTCTCTCCAAG GtttgtgcccagctgtgccggAGACCATGCTACTGCCCCTGGGTGCCACCCCGCTGCCCCCGCGGGTCCCCCCTGGTCCTGGacggctgtggctgctgcaagATCTGTGCCCGGCGCCTGGGAGAGCCCTGTGACTTTCTGCACGTCTGTGACCAGAGCCAGGGCCTCGTCTGTGACTACAGCTCAGcatctgcagggacaggagccaccTGCAACT TTGAAGACGATGAGGAGGGCTGCGAGGTGAACGGCCGAGTCTATCGAGAGGGGGAGGTTTTCCAGCCCAGCTGCAAAATCCAATGCCAGTGCTTGGACGGGGGCTTCAACTGCATCCCACTCTGCCAGGAGGATGTCCGGCTGCCCACCCCGGACTGCCCCTACCCCCGGCGCGTGGAGATCCCAGGGAAGTGCTGCCCTGACTGGATCTGTGAAGCCCAGGACCAGCACCTCCTCCGGGATGCCAGGGCAG CCCCCGGGGCAGTGTCCCCACTGCTGCGATTCCCCTGCCAGGAGTGGGGCACGGAGTGGAGCGCCTGCTCGGCCACCTGCGGCGTGGGCTTGGCCACCCGCGTGTCCAACCAGAACCGCTACTGCCGGCTGGAGACCCAGAGGCGGCTCTGCATGGTCAGACCCTGCCCGGCCCTGCCGGCAGCGTTCCCAGCG aggggaagaggaggtcGTTTATAG
- the KCNK15 gene encoding potassium channel subfamily K member 15, translating to MKRQNLRTAALILCIFSYLLVGAAVFDALESEAESGRKRLLEQKRGELRRKYRFSADDYRELERLVLQAEPHRAGRQWKFAGSFYFAITVITTIGYGHAAPGTDAGKVFCMFYAILGIPLTLVMFQSLGERMNTVVRLLLKKIKKCLGMRTTHVSMENMVLVGFLSCMGTLCIGAAAFSYFEGWTFFHAYYYCFITLTTIGFGDFVALQKNEALQKKPPYVAFSFMYILVGLTVIGAFLNLVVLRFLTMNSEDERRDAEERASLRRARNNIHLKPKEDNRSSNAIFLPAEDRTSQMNLIPLVQEDAERQRRQSATSAAAVPSFCTCLCYRPQVCGSPAPSHPETLSCHTNPVYYNSISYKIDEVSLSTRGQTGSSPGSTLSSNSPRCRQHPRLRRKSI from the exons ATGAAGCGGCAGAACCTGCGCACGGCCGCGCTCATCCTCTGCATCTTCTCCTACCTGCTGGTGGGCGCCGCGGTCTTCGATGCGCTGGAGTCGGAGGCGGAGAGCGGCCGCAAGCggctgctggagcagaagcGCGGGGAGCTGCGGAGGAAGTACCGCTTCTCCGCCGACGACTACCGGGAGCTGGAGCGGCTGGTGCTGCAGGCCGAGCCGCACCGCGCCGGCCGCCAGTGGAAGTTCGCCGGCTCCTTCTACTTCGCCATCACGGTCATCACCACCATCG GTTATGGGCACGCTGCTCCCGGCACAGACGCTGGCAAAGTCTTCTGCATGTTCTACGCCATCCTGGGCATCCCCCTGACGCTGGTCATGTTCCAGAGCCTGGGCGAGCGCATGAACACTGTCGTGAGGCTGCTGCTCAAGAAGATCAAGAAGTGTCTGGGCATGAGGACAACCCATGTCTCCATGGAGAACATGGTCCTAGTGGGCTTTCTGTCCTGCATGGGTACCCTGTGCATCGGCGCTGCAGCCTTCTCTTATTTCGAGGGCTGGACTTTCTTCCATGCCTATTACTACTGCTTCATAACCTTGACCACTATTGGCTTTGGAGACTTTGTGGCTCTGCAGAAGAACGAGGCTTTGCAGAAGAAGCCCCCGTACGTGGCTTTCAGCTTCATGTACATCCTGGTGGGCCTGACTGTCATCGGTGCCTTTCTCAACCTTGTGGTGCTGCGGTTCCTGACGATGAACTCGGAGGACGAGCGGCGGGATGCCGAAGAACGAGCCTCGCTGAGGAGAGCCCGCAACAACATCCACCTCAAGCCCAAAGAGGACAACCGCAGCAGCAATGCCATTTTCCTCCCTGCGGAGGACAGGACGAGCCAGATGAACCTGATCCCGCTGGTCCAGGAGGACGCGGAGAGGCAGCGGCGCCAGTCGGCCACCTCTGCGGCCGCGGTGCCGTCCTTCTGCACGTGCCTGTGCTACAGACCCCAGGTGTGCGGCAGCCCGGCGCCCTCCCACCCTGAGACCCTGAGCTGCCACACCAACCCTGTGTATTACAACTCCATTTCCTACAAAATCGACGAGGTGTCCCTGAGCACACGGGGTCAGACCGGCTCCTCCCCGGGGAGCACTTTGTCTTCCAATAGCCCTCGCTGCCGGCAGCACCCCCGGCTGCGGAGGAAATCCATCTAG
- the LOC138120916 gene encoding P2Y purinoceptor 1-like translates to MATEAVSTWPGNGSGAPCPVDSAFAQRFLPSVYLTVIPLGLLGNGLGLWHLFTGPRETARQPLSLLVGNLGLADLLYVSTLPFLVSYYLRGRRWLFGQAWCRLTRSLFHLNLYASIGFLTCISIHRYLGIVHPLKARGRCQGAASSVWLSVVVWVWVIAQIAPDLAFSKMDHNGTQCHDTTGDEHLDVYLPYTFAVTVTGFIIPFLIIIGCYCHVVFVLCRNDSVDPSLRRRSIGLVILVMVLFSICFLPYHIFRNLNLLFRRWKLQGSCTQALKDVYISYQVTRGLASLNSALNPLLYVITSKDWRSRMRTIHQSATQCLRPPFRSKTSYQAAEKKRSTILCKGEASDEL, encoded by the coding sequence ATGGCTACGGAGGCTGTCTCCACGTGGCCCGGCAATGGCAGTGGGGCTCCTTGCCCCGTGGATTCCGCCTTCGCCCAGCGCTTCCTGCCCTCCGTGTACCTGACCGTGATccccctggggctgctggggaacgggctggggctgtggcaccTCTTCACAGGGCCCCGGGAGACCGCCCGCCAGCCCCTCAGCCTGCTGGTGGGCAACCTGGGGCTGGCTGACCTGCTCTACGTCAGCACACTGCCCTTCCTCGTCAGCTACTACCTGCGAGGCAGAAGGTGGCTCTTCGGGCAGGCCTGGTGCCGCCTCACCCGCAGCCTCTTCCACCTCAACCTCTACGCCAGCATCGGCTTCCTCACCTGCATCAGCATCCACCGCTACCTGGGCATCGTGCACCCGCTGAAGGCACGGGGCAGGTGCCAGGGTGCAGCCTCTTCGGTGTGGCTCAGCGTGGTGGTCTGGGTGTGGGTCATTGCCCAGATAGCTCCTGATCTTGCCTTCAGCAAGATGGATCACAATGGGACACAGTGCCATGACACGACAGGAGATGAGCACCTGGATGTTTACCTGCCCTACACCTTTGCTGTCACCGTGACTGGGTTCATCATCCCGTTCCTCATCATCATCGGGTGCTACTGCCACGTGGTGTTTGTGCTCTGCAGGAATGACAGCGTGGACCCCAGCCTCAGGAGGAGGAGCATCGGACTGGTGATTCTCGTGATGGTTCTCTTTTCCATCTGCTTCCTCCCCTACCACATCTTCAGGAACCTCAACTTGTTGTTTCGTCGCTGGAAACTGCAAGGGTCCTGCACACAGGCTCTAAAGGACGTCTACATTTCCTACCAGGTGACTCGGGGCCTGGCCAGCCTCAACAGTGCCCTCAACCCCCTGCTCTACGTGATTACTAGCAAAGACTGGAGGTCACGAATGAGAACCATCCACCAAAGCGCCACACAGTGTCTGAGGCCACCCTTCCGGAGCAAAACCTCTTACCAGGCAGctgagaagaagaggagcaccATTCTTTGTAAGGGGGAGGCTTCTGACGAGCTCTGA